In one window of Myxocyprinus asiaticus isolate MX2 ecotype Aquarium Trade chromosome 43, UBuf_Myxa_2, whole genome shotgun sequence DNA:
- the LOC127433263 gene encoding thrombospondin type-1 domain-containing protein 1-like, with amino-acid sequence MTQGFPTATLFLLLFLTGFAMAGIHLWPSMHIALSNASVFVDYSTDSNLTDHKLTVSLIDINRNVTVLTRSLPFNQSEGSLEFNCSCFLYASNFRFRLEQIHKVGVFNHSAIWWWSPILHVHWPTFHLAVDRGSNNRSSNDFRIGVYTSDYFHPCPSNKASSLYLDVSYLEQMQIGRNTIDKLQNQIRRNIKVVRSQHVEMTCASPLTERGFIQISIKSPHTQQDIKSSGPLYLSSIFPYKLLVDNIYKSGCDGAVLVHRITPPCTVTNGKVLLYKEESKEKAASHLAFNFLTQGENETEFNCSIFDTGRNKYCFHFTLVYSQASLTHTCVIVQRNTKMWGPWQPWSGCSVTCGEGVRERVRECLLPSGGGMKCTGMVREQSHCSLEDCTEELSPPSGTHPPAVSSPLAGNLVVVAGISLCLAVILATILITVWRKLCRAPKCSSMRRSSIHSPSGRKNSDEASICGHSTQRPSFSESLQAAPLQKGLNLPAKQGSSDRGVLARQHSMSLPLPQVPERMSPSGQKILPPIFGYRLAQQQLKEMKKKGLKEATKVYHVSQSPVDDTMLEASASTPAGLTPVPQEVDSPEEANSSQFRIKSPFLEPTWPPKIMGALSDRHKLDMLLGPQKSAFSVNARRLERTADWVEMVERNRVTYSNNPNFRRTSSFHENNQQQLPASQLFRERSMTQVTSRNRTWEQTLPELEVWSCSKPSITNSSGDHRRRPWVDTPLSQSNSKDNTLAVPNSAPITPTKDPLVNYQRLARSPSSAMDRAERAEQNLSRRGPSPIQRNILARKLREANSSTCQRQRSSTFSTSEQRRGRCRSLPLSADYSSSPYSLTESEQHMMDISVYLGEEDGVEVLNIQRLT; translated from the exons ATGACACAGGGTTTCCCTACAGCGACCTTATTTCTGTTACTCTTCCTGACTGGATTTG CTATGGCTGGTATCCATCTCTGGCCTTCAATGCACATTGCCTTGAGCAATGCCAGTGTTTTTGTGGATTACAGCACTGACAGCAACCTGACTGACCACAAACTGACTGTATCATTGATTGACATCAACAGGAATGTTACAGTACTCACCAGGTCACTTCCCTTTAACCAATCAGAAGGGTCACTGGAGTTCAACTGCTCCTGCTTCCTGTATGCAAGTAACTTCAGATTCAGACTTGAGCAGATACACAAGGTTGGTGTGTTTAACCATTCTGCCATCTGGTGGTGGAGCCCAATTCTGCACGTGCACTGGCCCACCTTTCACCTGGCTGTGGATCGTGGCAGCAACAACCGGAGCTCTAATGATTTCAGGATTGGCGTGTACACTAGTGACTACTTCCATCCTTGTCCTAGTAACAAAGCCTCATCTTTATACCTTGATGTCAGCTACCTGGAACAAATGCAGATAGGGAGGAACACCATTGACAAGTTGCAGAACCAGATAAGACGCAATATCAAAGTGGTTAGGTCACAGCATGTGGAGATGACTTGTGCATCCCCTCTAACAGAGCGTGGCTTCATCCAGATTTCAATAAAATCACCCCACACCCAGCAAGACATCAAATCTTCTGGTCCTCTCTACCTGTCCAGCATCTTCCCCTACAAACTTCTTGTAGACAATATCTACAAAAGTGGCTGTGATGGAGCTGTGTTAGTTCATCGAATCACTCCACCCTGTACAGTTACAAATGGAAAAGTTCTGCTTTATAAGGAGGAGAGTAAGGAGAAGGCTGCTTCTCATCTGGCCTTCAACTTCCTCACGCAAGGGGAGAATGAGACGGAGTTTAACTGCTCCATCTTTGACACTGGCAGGAATAAGTACTGCTTTCATTTCACACTCGTCTACAGTCAGGCCAGTTTAACACACACCTGTGTTATTGTGCAAAGGAATACAA AAATGTGGGGTCCATGGCAGCCATGGAGCGGTTGCAGTGTGACATGTGGTGAAGGGGTTCGAGAGCGTGTACGTGAGTGTCTACTACCCTCTGGTGGTGGGATGAAGTGCACTGGCATGGTTAGGGAGCAATCGCACTGTTCGCTGGAAGACTGCACTG AGGAGCTTTCCCCTCCATCTGGCACCCATCCCCCAGCTGTGAGCTCTCCCCTAGCTGGGAATCTAGTAGTAGTGGCTGGGATCTCCCTGTGCCTGGCTGTGATCCTGGCCACCATCCTAATTACTGTGTGGAGAAAACTCTGCCGTGCTCCTAAATGCAGCTCCATGCGGCGCAGCTCCATTCACTCTCCCAGTGGCCGAAAAAACTCTGATGAGGCTTCTATTTGTGGTCACAGCACGCAGAGACCCAGTTTCTCAGAGAGTTTGCAAGCAGCTCCCCTACAAAAGGGGCTAAACTTGCCTGCCAAGCAAGGGTCTTCCGACAGAGGTGTGCTTGCTCGACAGCATAGCATGTCTCTACCTCTTCCTCAAGTCCCGGAGAGAATGTCTCCATCTGGCCAAAAGATCCTTCCCCCTATTTTTGGCTATCGCTTAGCTCAACAGCAGCTCAAAGAGATGAAGAAGAAGGGGTTAAAAGAGGCCACTAAAGTCTATCATGTGTCCCAGAGTCCAGTTGATGACACCATGCTGGAAGCCTCAGCTTCAACCCCTGCAGGTCTAACTCCAGTGCCTCAGGAAGTTGACAGCCCAGAGGAAGCCAACAGCAGCCAATTCCGCATAAAGTCTCCCTTCCTTGAACCTACGTGGCCTCCAAAAATCATGGGCGCTTTGTCGGATAGGCACAAGCTGGACATGTTGCTGGGACCCCAAAAGTCTGCATTCAGTGTCAACGCCCGCCGTCTTGAGCGCACAGCAGATTGGGTGGAGATGGTAGAGCGCAATAGAGTGACCTACTCCAATAATCCAAATTTCAGGAGGACATCAAGCTTCCATGAGAACAACCAGCAGCAGTTGCCTGCATCGCAACTCTTCCGAGAGAGGAGCATGACTCAAGTGACTTCTCGAAATCGAACCTGGGAGCAGACACTTCCTGAACTTGAGGTCTGGTCCTGTTCCAAACCTAGTATAACTAATAGCTCGGGTGACCATAGGAGGAGGCCATGGGTGGACACTCCCCTATCTCAGTCAAACTCAAAAGATAATACTTTAGCAGTTCCTAATTCAGCTCCAATAACACCCACTAAAGATCCCCTTGTGAATTATCAAAGGCTGGCTCGGAGCCCTTCTTCCGCAATGGACAGAGCAGAAAGGGCAGAACAGAACTTGAGCAGAAGAGGCCCCTCCCCCATCCAGAGAAACATCCTAGCCAGGAAGCTACGAGAGGCTAATTCATCTACCTGCCAAAGGCAACGCAGTTCCACATTCTCTACCTCAGAACAGCGCAGGGGGCGCTGTCGCAGCCTTCCTCTCTCTGCGGATTACAGCAGCTCCCCCTATAGTCTCACTGAGTCAGAGCAGCACATGATGGACATTTCTGTATACTTGGGCGAGGAAGATGGAGTAGAGGTTCTGAATATTCAAAGACTCACCTGA